The Dickeya poaceiphila DNA window ACAGATTGCCGAATTGCAGTCGTTTGTCAGCCGTTTTAGCGCTAATGCCTCCAAATCGCGTCAGGCGACTTCCCGTGCGCGTCAGATAGAGAAAATCCAACTGGAAGAAGTGAAGGCTTCCAGCCGTCAGAACCCGTTTATTCGTTTCGAGCAGGACAAGAAACTGTTCCGTAATGCGCTGGAAATTGACGGACTCACGAAAGGCTTTGATAACGGGCCGCTGTTCAGTCAGATGAAAATGTTGATTGAAGTGGGTGAAAAGGTGGCGATTCTCGGTACTAACGGTATCGGTAAATCCACCTTGCTGAAAACACTGGTTGGTGAACTAGCGCCGGAATCCGGCACCGTCAAATGGTCGGAAAACGTGCGTATTGGTTATTACGCTCAGGATCACGAGTACGAATTTGACGGCGACTTGACGGTGTTTGACTGGATGAGCCAGTGGAAGCAGGAGAGTGACGACGAGCAGGCGGTACGCAGCGTGTTAGGGCGTCTGCTGTTTTCTCAGGATGATATCCGCAAGAAGGTCAAGGTGCTGTCCGGTGGTGAAAAAGGTCGGATGCTGTTTGGCAAGCTGATGATGCAAAAACCTAATATTCTGGTGATGGACGAACCGACCAACCACCTGGATATGGAATCCATCGAGTCGCTGAATATGGCGCTGGAATTGTATCAGGGCACGCTACTGTTTGTGTCGCATGACCGTGAATTCGTCAGTTCGCTGGCGACCCGCATTGTGGAAATCATGCCGGGTAAAGTGATTGATTTCAGTGGCAGTTATGAAGATTATCTGCGTAGTCGCGGAATCGAATAATATTCTGTGTTTCCAGAAAAAGCAGTCGCTTGTCGGCTGCTTTTTTTATTAGCTAAAATGTGAAACAGGATGAGGAACATCCTGAATAAAAAACAACCGCAGCGTACACTTTTATCTTTCGGTTCAACAGCGATATTATCTGGCGATTTTACTTTTAAAAGTAAAGTATCTAATGTAGCTATATTGGTTGGTGAAGACATGATGAATGTATACCCGTCATACTTCAAGTTGCAGGTGCGTTGGCTGCCTTCGCTCACCCCAATCACTTACTTGAGTAAGCTCCTGGGGATTCACTCGGTTGCTGCCTTCCTGCAACTCAAATTATTTAGGGTATAACTCAATAACAATAAAATAAAACCCGCCAAAGAGGATATTGATTAAAATGATTAAAAATCAAATGGATAATAATTTTATTATAACTGATATAAGTTACAGTTAAATCGATTAAGCTACTGTAGTTCACAGAAAAATATTTGATTTGTTACGTGTTGAGATGCCTTCTCATTTAATTTGGCAGATTGCGCGTTCGAAAAATAAATATCGCGGAGATCCTCACAGAAGACACATAAATAAAATGGTTATTCCCCGGCCAATTGATAGAGATCAAGTTGGTGATGTTATTCCCCTCATTATTCTATGCCGGCACGGAAATGTGTTACTCCGACTTGGCTACAGGAGAATAATAAAGAATGAATGGGGAAAATATGATGCTTTCCCGTCACGGCATCAATCGCCGCGATTTTATGAAGCTATGTGCCGCACTTGCCGCCACCATGGGGTTGAAAGAGGCCGCCGCCGCAGAAATGGCCCAGTCACTGACGTCTCCCCAGCGTCCGCCGGTGATCTGGATTGGCGCACAGGAATGTACCGGATGTACGGAATCCCTGCTGCGTTCGACCCACCCGACCATTGAAAATCTGCTGCTGAATACTATCTCGCTGGAATACCACGAAGTCCTCTCCGCCGCGTTTGGTGAGCAGGCGGAAGAAAACAAACACCGCGCTATCGAACAGTACAAAGGTAAATACGTACTGGTGGTAGACGGTTCCATTCCGCTAAAAGATGGCGGTATCTACTGCATGGTGGCCGGCAAGCCGATTGTCGAGCACATCCGTGCCGCTGCCGAACATGCCGCCGCCATTGTCGCCATTGGTTCCTGCTCTGCCTGGGGCGGGGTGCCAGCCAGTGGTTCTAACCCGACGGGGGCCGCTAGCTTGCAGACGGTGCTGCCGGGTAAAACCGTTATCAACATTCCTGGGTGCCCACCCAACCCGCATAACTTCCTGGCGACGATAGCGCACATCATCACTTATCAGCGTGCGCCAGCGCTCGACAGCCAGAATCGCCCCTCCTTCGCCTATGCTCGCCTGATTCACGAAAACTGCGAGCGCCGTCCACA harbors:
- a CDS encoding ABC-F family ATPase; protein product: MLVTNNITMQFGSKPLFENISVKFGGGNRYGLIGANGCGKSTFMKILGGDLVPSAGNVAIDPNERIGKLRQDQFAFEQYSVLDTVIMGHVELWEVKEERDRIYALGEMSEEDGYRVADLEVKYGEMDGYSAESRAGELLLGVGIPLEQHYGPMSEVAPGWKLRVLLAQALFSNPDILLLDEPTNNLDIDTIRWLEQVLNERNSTMIIISHDRHFLNMVCTHMADLDYGELRIYPGNYDEYMTAATQARERLLADNAKKKAQIAELQSFVSRFSANASKSRQATSRARQIEKIQLEEVKASSRQNPFIRFEQDKKLFRNALEIDGLTKGFDNGPLFSQMKMLIEVGEKVAILGTNGIGKSTLLKTLVGELAPESGTVKWSENVRIGYYAQDHEYEFDGDLTVFDWMSQWKQESDDEQAVRSVLGRLLFSQDDIRKKVKVLSGGEKGRMLFGKLMMQKPNILVMDEPTNHLDMESIESLNMALELYQGTLLFVSHDREFVSSLATRIVEIMPGKVIDFSGSYEDYLRSRGIE
- the hybO gene encoding hydrogenase 2 small subunit, whose protein sequence is MNGENMMLSRHGINRRDFMKLCAALAATMGLKEAAAAEMAQSLTSPQRPPVIWIGAQECTGCTESLLRSTHPTIENLLLNTISLEYHEVLSAAFGEQAEENKHRAIEQYKGKYVLVVDGSIPLKDGGIYCMVAGKPIVEHIRAAAEHAAAIVAIGSCSAWGGVPASGSNPTGAASLQTVLPGKTVINIPGCPPNPHNFLATIAHIITYQRAPALDSQNRPSFAYARLIHENCERRPHFDAGRFAKEFGDEGHRQGWCLYHLGCKGPETYGNCSTLEFCDVGGGIWPVGIGHPCYGCNEQGIGFTKGIFQLANVENPTPRVEKPLVTSPEGGNSSATATGLIGGVLGAVAGVSLMAVRELGRQKKQQDAGNASQEG